From Ignisphaera aggregans DSM 17230, the proteins below share one genomic window:
- a CDS encoding hypothetical protein (KEGG: smr:Smar_0217 hypothetical protein~SPTR: A3DL20 Putative uncharacterized protein), translated as MELEQCKDHFLCIDSNCFNRFINTLIDIYKQNLYEYNNIVKKYGYYLKPIHIVTKRRGLNTKTYVYYGRYWYKLYSNGSRIKWIYIGLTKPLKELPDPPINPLTFITISLDQDLRTCICIDEKHRNVLRTLISSTINGEDNCINRVAKLLLYS; from the coding sequence TTGGAATTAGAACAGTGTAAAGATCATTTCTTGTGTATAGATAGCAATTGTTTCAATAGATTTATCAATACACTTATAGATATATATAAGCAGAATCTCTATGAGTATAACAATATTGTTAAGAAATATGGCTACTACCTAAAGCCTATCCATATTGTAACAAAGAGGAGAGGTCTTAACACTAAGACTTATGTCTATTATGGAAGATATTGGTATAAGTTATATAGCAATGGATCTAGGATTAAATGGATATATATTGGACTTACAAAGCCATTGAAGGAGCTACCCGATCCACCAATAAATCCTCTGACCTTCATAACTATTTCCTTAGACCAAGATTTAAGAACATGTATATGTATAGATGAGAAACATAGAAATGTCCTTAGAACCTTAATTAGTAGCACTATTAATGGTGAAGATAACTGTATCAATAGGGTAGCGAAACTTTTGCTATACTCTTAG
- a CDS encoding hypothetical protein (KEGG: sin:YN1551_1575 30S ribosomal protein S30e~SPTR: Q97ZH4 LSU ribosomal protein S30E (Rps30E)~PFAM: Ribosomal protein S30): protein MPSHGSLTKAGKVRSQTPKISPRPKRNLVPRIRNRREYWIRQRKAQGLPVPTVVPPSSVPRKSKATA from the coding sequence ATGCCATCCCACGGCTCATTAACAAAAGCAGGAAAAGTAAGAAGCCAAACACCTAAAATTTCACCTAGACCTAAAAGGAATCTTGTACCACGTATAAGGAATAGAAGAGAGTATTGGATAAGGCAGAGAAAAGCTCAAGGTCTACCTGTACCTACAGTAGTTCCACCATCGTCTGTTCCCAGAAAGAGCAAAGCTACAGCATAG
- a CDS encoding rRNA 2'-O-methyltransferase fibrillarin (COGs: COG1889 Fibrillarin-like rRNA methylase~InterPro IPR000692~KEGG: dka:DKAM_0814 fibrillarin~PFAM: fibrillarin~SPTR: B8D4V9 Fibrillarin-like rRNA/tRNA 2'-O-methyltransferase~PFAM: Fibrillarin): protein MSSLSVVRVYEHEKYRNVYIVELDDGSSRLATKNLVPGKKVYGEHLFRWENVEYREWNTYRSKLAAALAKGLKELPIVPGQRILYLGAGSGTTVSHISDIVGLKGAIYAVEFAPRVMRELIVVADERPNIIPILEDARMPQRYRMIVEEVDGLYADVAQPEQAAIVADNAEMFLKDKGWLLLAIKARSIDVTAEPSEIYRREIETLKSRGFDIVDIIHLEPFDKDHAMVYAIYNRK from the coding sequence ATGTCATCACTCTCTGTGGTAAGAGTATATGAGCATGAGAAGTATAGGAATGTATATATAGTTGAATTAGATGATGGTAGTAGTAGATTAGCAACAAAAAATCTTGTTCCTGGGAAGAAGGTATATGGAGAACATCTATTTAGATGGGAGAATGTTGAGTATAGGGAGTGGAATACATATAGAAGTAAGCTGGCAGCAGCACTAGCAAAAGGACTTAAGGAACTACCTATAGTACCCGGTCAAAGGATACTATATCTTGGAGCAGGATCAGGTACAACAGTAAGTCATATCTCTGATATAGTAGGTCTTAAGGGAGCTATATATGCAGTAGAATTTGCACCTAGGGTTATGAGAGAACTTATAGTAGTAGCTGATGAGAGACCAAATATTATTCCAATATTAGAGGATGCTAGAATGCCTCAGAGATATAGAATGATAGTTGAGGAAGTAGATGGACTATATGCTGATGTAGCACAACCAGAACAAGCAGCGATAGTTGCAGATAATGCTGAAATGTTTCTTAAGGATAAGGGGTGGCTTCTCCTAGCTATTAAGGCTAGAAGTATTGATGTGACAGCCGAGCCTAGTGAAATCTATAGAAGGGAGATAGAGACCTTAAAGAGCAGAGGATTTGATATAGTTGATATAATCCATTTAGAACCGTTTGATAAAGATCATGCAATGGTCTATGCCATATACAATCGCAAATAA
- a CDS encoding Protein of unknown function DUF207 (COGs: COG1590 conserved hypothetical protein~InterPro IPR003827~KEGG: iho:Igni_1050 hypothetical protein~PFAM: Protein of unknown function DUF207~SPTR: A8ABC6 Putative uncharacterized protein~PFAM: Methyltransferase TYW3) — protein MIRSMSTLKINDKPYIVNPLIWSRRREEAYRRFVEDIEIGYVDRDIIDFIELIFRKKTVFSTSSCSGRITIVDAMFPWLRDEAFIVFKKHEPISSIEIMEFITRNTPTYRFWLIVSGPIIHLNALTLESAIRILSIARESGFKHSGIISISENGIIIEIISGVWTSFLLVDRSTPIVTDIQRIVDIANDILREGKARLQKLFNAFKELDI, from the coding sequence TTGATTAGATCTATGAGTACTCTAAAAATTAATGATAAACCGTATATTGTTAATCCATTGATATGGAGTAGAAGACGTGAGGAAGCTTATAGAAGATTTGTTGAGGATATAGAGATTGGATATGTAGATAGAGATATTATTGATTTTATCGAGTTAATATTTAGGAAGAAAACTGTTTTTAGTACAAGTTCATGTAGTGGAAGGATAACGATTGTCGATGCTATGTTTCCTTGGCTTAGAGATGAAGCTTTTATAGTATTTAAGAAACATGAACCCATCAGTAGTATAGAAATAATGGAATTTATAACTAGGAATACTCCAACATATAGATTTTGGCTTATTGTAAGTGGACCTATAATACATCTAAATGCATTAACCTTAGAGTCTGCAATAAGGATACTATCCATAGCAAGAGAATCTGGATTTAAACACAGTGGGATTATTTCTATTAGTGAAAATGGTATTATTATTGAGATAATTAGTGGTGTATGGACATCATTTCTCTTAGTTGATAGATCAACACCTATTGTTACAGATATACAGAGAATTGTAGATATAGCTAATGATATTCTTAGAGAAGGAAAAGCTAGACTACAAAAACTCTTTAATGCTTTTAAGGAACTTGATATATAA
- a CDS encoding KH type 2 domain protein (COGs: COG1702 Phosphate starvation-inducible protein PhoH predicted ATPase~InterPro IPR004044~KEGG: smr:Smar_1368 PhoH family protein~PFAM: KH type 2 domain protein~SPTR: A3DP99 PhoH family protein~PFAM: KH domain; PhoH-like protein) codes for MVNTMSFNIWDKLKPLTPGQEEMVNALRDSALEVLGFFGPTGTGKSLFSLSYGIQSVVNGEYSRFIVVRPVIDVVTGEEITITKSREGFIETVKSYVQDLIGGLVEWSTIENLINSGKIVFADPRYLRGRTFDNSIVFLDDIQLMKPESIIEAIVRVGRNSRLIVAGDPVFQALKEVSSDPAALIREVLLSEEKSRVVDLGIKDIVREGAKRGLRFLLEYKLRSRTLSEEEKKIFDVVKSKAPDADIVTILDIAPIKQSYEISSEHVPDALIVVKQGHLGRLVGKGGERINAAEKELNKKLRGSELNLDFKDMVRAIHPTSWVWKHVEEVDFAGPNLQIKVYEDVIGAIVGQRGSYVRFLDAVFRKLLGVGVRVVAIERPKPERKKKEKQGQ; via the coding sequence ATGGTGAACACAATGAGTTTTAATATATGGGATAAATTAAAACCATTAACACCAGGCCAAGAGGAAATGGTAAATGCTCTTAGAGACTCTGCATTAGAGGTTCTAGGATTTTTTGGACCTACGGGTACGGGTAAGTCTCTATTCAGTTTATCCTATGGAATACAGAGTGTAGTAAATGGAGAGTATAGTAGATTTATAGTCGTTAGACCTGTAATTGATGTTGTAACAGGTGAGGAGATAACTATTACAAAGTCTCGTGAGGGCTTTATAGAGACTGTTAAGAGCTATGTCCAGGATCTGATAGGAGGGCTAGTGGAGTGGAGCACTATTGAAAATCTAATCAATAGTGGTAAAATTGTTTTTGCAGATCCTAGATATCTCAGGGGTAGAACATTTGATAACTCTATTGTCTTTCTAGACGATATACAGCTAATGAAGCCTGAGAGTATTATAGAGGCTATAGTGAGAGTAGGTAGGAATAGTAGACTTATAGTAGCTGGAGATCCTGTATTTCAAGCATTAAAGGAGGTTAGCTCAGATCCTGCAGCTCTAATTAGAGAGGTTCTGCTAAGTGAAGAAAAATCAAGAGTTGTTGATCTGGGGATAAAGGATATTGTGAGAGAGGGAGCTAAACGTGGTTTAAGATTTCTATTAGAGTATAAGCTTCGCTCACGTACTCTATCTGAAGAGGAGAAAAAGATATTTGATGTAGTTAAGAGTAAAGCACCAGATGCAGATATAGTTACAATACTAGATATAGCACCGATAAAACAGAGCTATGAAATTTCATCAGAACATGTACCAGATGCTCTAATAGTTGTAAAACAAGGCCATCTGGGTAGACTTGTAGGGAAGGGAGGTGAAAGAATAAATGCTGCTGAAAAAGAGCTAAACAAGAAGCTTCGTGGAAGTGAACTTAATCTTGATTTTAAAGATATGGTTAGAGCTATACATCCAACTTCATGGGTATGGAAACATGTTGAAGAAGTAGATTTTGCTGGGCCAAATCTCCAGATAAAGGTATATGAAGATGTTATAGGTGCTATTGTGGGGCAGAGAGGATCATATGTAAGATTCCTCGATGCAGTATTTCGAAAACTACTTGGTGTTGGAGTAAGAGTTGTAGCTATTGAGAGACCTAAGCCTGAGAGGAAGAAGAAGGAGAAACAGGGACAATAA
- a CDS encoding hypothetical protein (KEGG: sin:YN1551_2837 amidohydrolase~SPTR: C4KKE1 Amidohydrolase), with protein MRILIENTGIALVDKNLRFIDKGYILIDKGRVIEFGEGVPSPELEFADYVIDGRFLVAMPGFSLGVGSIIEYLFEFIGRRYDYKDFFSILSSGDLETLLEVVLSSLTLNGVTSITSMVGGIGLDVYSTLFAAICDTWIRTRIVIPADNIDHIQLEEIYKRISKSCRESDAISLGMVSLGLYISRNVKKEVLDTAFALNIPIYVEDIDMTISGAIHINPAKRLGDRIVIVDRFELWRPGYGLCTYSPEFLNPRTFINMLKFVLGLSYEIPLIISHYNPYNLFNGVDYIDRGVVADIVLLSFREPPTGPMIIDKNSFDKSISKANYIVETAIIGGEITVDQGLHLMVGEKSVRRARNIISSIKSS; from the coding sequence ATGAGAATATTGATTGAGAATACAGGTATCGCTCTTGTAGATAAGAATCTGAGGTTTATAGATAAAGGATATATATTAATTGATAAGGGTAGGGTAATAGAGTTTGGTGAGGGGGTGCCTTCTCCAGAGCTAGAGTTTGCAGATTATGTTATTGATGGTAGATTTCTGGTTGCAATGCCAGGATTTTCTCTAGGTGTTGGAAGTATTATTGAGTATTTATTTGAATTTATAGGAAGGAGATATGACTACAAAGATTTTTTCTCAATTCTATCGAGTGGCGATCTTGAAACATTGCTAGAGGTAGTATTATCATCATTAACACTAAATGGTGTAACATCGATAACATCAATGGTGGGTGGAATAGGTCTTGATGTATATTCAACTCTTTTTGCAGCTATATGTGACACATGGATACGAACGAGGATAGTGATTCCAGCAGATAATATTGATCATATTCAGCTAGAGGAGATTTATAAGAGGATTTCTAAAAGCTGCAGAGAGTCTGATGCAATAAGTCTTGGAATGGTATCACTAGGTCTCTACATTAGTAGGAATGTTAAGAAAGAGGTTCTAGATACTGCATTCGCTTTAAATATTCCTATCTATGTAGAAGATATAGATATGACAATATCTGGAGCTATACATATAAATCCTGCTAAGAGACTTGGGGATAGAATTGTTATTGTAGATAGATTTGAGTTATGGAGACCGGGATACGGATTATGTACATATAGTCCAGAGTTTCTAAACCCCAGAACCTTTATTAATATGCTGAAATTTGTTCTTGGACTTTCATATGAGATCCCATTGATAATCTCTCACTATAATCCCTATAACTTATTCAATGGGGTAGACTATATAGATAGAGGGGTAGTAGCAGATATAGTTCTACTCAGCTTTAGAGAACCTCCAACAGGTCCTATGATAATTGATAAAAATAGTTTTGATAAGAGTATCTCTAAAGCTAATTATATAGTTGAAACTGCTATTATTGGTGGGGAGATAACTGTTGATCAAGGACTTCATCTAATGGTTGGTGAAAAAAGTGTTAGAAGAGCTAGAAATATAATAAGTTCTATTAAGAGTTCCTAA
- a CDS encoding glutamyl-tRNA(Gln) amidotransferase subunit E (COGs: COG2511 Glu-tRNAGln amidotransferase subunit E (contains GAD domain)~InterProIPR006075:IPR018027:IPR004115:IPR019004:IPR 006107:IPR017958:IPR004414~KEGG: hbu:Hbut_0927 glutamyl-tRNA(Gln) amidotransferase subunit E~PFAM: GatB region; Asn/Gln amidotransferase; GAD domain protein; Protein of unknown function YOR215C, mitochondrial; GatB central domain protein~SPTR: A2BLB4 Glutamyl-tRNA(Gln) amidotransferase subunit E~TIGRFAM: aspartyl-tRNA(Asn) amidotransferase, B subunit~PFAM: GAD domain; GatB/GatE catalytic domain; GatB domain~TIGRFAM: glutamyl-tRNA(Gln) amidotransferase, subunit E) translates to MYKLISAITVPKNFDYEAIKLRVGLEIHQQLDTSSKLFCNCTPSIVDDAILNKSIHIKRFLRATRSELGEIDTAAAFETQRQRIFDYIAPSTASCLVELDEEPPHPLNREALAIAIAVAMALNSMIVNEVHVMRKIVVDGSNTTGFQRTAIIALGGRISDEEGDVGIQTIALEEDAARKISEDSMSVTYSLDRLGIPLIEISTAPDIRSPYHAKRIAEKIGLMLRFTGKAKRGIGTIRQDLNISIAGAPKIEVKGVQKLELIPKVIEEEVRRLVGLLMIRDELVRRGASREEVLNQKYVDVTDILKDSNSKFIRDAINRGGKAYAVKLPKFSGILGVELQTNRRFGTELADYARQWANVKGLIHSDELPGYGIDESIVMELKKYLEIGPLDAFVIIVDEPKKVFRALEVVKQRAAEAIIGIPKETRGANDDGSTRYLRPQPGAARMYPETDVPPIRIDEEILMEAKKYIPPTVEEKLEQLTKVYGLSQELARQLIHSEYLTLFENVVKIYRIEPKTIATVLTVIMGELRGEGINVDMISDEKLYILFKLIEDYQLGKDSIKNAIVVLVQNPMITYEDLVNIILSRRISIDEVRQIVRNIVVNNIDEVRKRGSKAFQYIMGKVMSELRGKVDGRQVASIVKEELDRVLSS, encoded by the coding sequence GTGTATAAATTGATTAGCGCTATAACTGTGCCAAAGAATTTTGACTATGAAGCTATAAAGCTTAGAGTTGGTTTAGAAATTCATCAGCAACTCGATACTTCTTCTAAGCTTTTTTGTAACTGTACCCCATCTATCGTAGATGATGCCATTCTAAATAAATCAATACATATTAAGAGATTCCTTAGAGCTACAAGAAGTGAACTCGGTGAAATAGATACAGCTGCAGCATTTGAGACTCAGAGACAGAGAATATTTGATTATATAGCTCCTTCAACAGCTTCATGTCTTGTTGAATTAGATGAAGAGCCCCCTCATCCACTAAATAGAGAAGCTTTAGCTATAGCTATTGCTGTAGCCATGGCATTGAATTCTATGATTGTTAATGAAGTACATGTTATGAGGAAAATTGTTGTAGATGGTTCTAATACCACTGGTTTTCAGCGTACTGCTATTATAGCTCTAGGGGGTCGGATTAGTGATGAAGAAGGAGATGTAGGTATTCAGACCATAGCTTTAGAGGAAGATGCTGCTAGAAAGATTAGTGAAGATAGTATGAGTGTTACATATAGTTTAGATAGACTTGGCATCCCTCTAATAGAGATTTCAACTGCTCCAGATATAAGGTCTCCTTACCATGCAAAAAGAATTGCTGAGAAGATAGGGCTTATGCTTAGATTTACAGGGAAGGCTAAACGTGGTATTGGAACTATACGCCAAGATTTAAATATATCAATAGCTGGTGCACCAAAGATAGAGGTTAAGGGTGTTCAAAAACTTGAGCTTATACCTAAAGTAATTGAGGAAGAGGTGAGGAGGCTTGTTGGATTATTGATGATAAGAGATGAGCTGGTTAGGAGAGGGGCTAGTAGAGAGGAGGTTCTAAATCAAAAATATGTTGATGTTACAGATATTCTAAAGGATAGCAACAGTAAATTTATTAGAGATGCTATAAACCGTGGTGGTAAGGCATATGCAGTTAAACTTCCAAAATTTAGTGGAATTTTAGGAGTAGAGCTTCAAACTAATCGTAGATTTGGAACAGAACTTGCTGACTATGCTCGTCAATGGGCTAATGTTAAAGGGTTGATACATAGTGATGAACTGCCTGGATATGGTATTGACGAAAGCATTGTTATGGAACTTAAAAAGTATCTTGAGATAGGGCCATTGGATGCCTTTGTAATTATTGTTGATGAGCCGAAGAAGGTATTTAGAGCTCTAGAGGTGGTTAAGCAACGTGCTGCTGAAGCTATTATTGGTATTCCTAAGGAGACTAGGGGTGCTAACGATGATGGTAGTACTAGATATCTAAGACCTCAGCCTGGAGCAGCTAGAATGTATCCAGAAACAGATGTTCCTCCTATAAGAATAGATGAGGAGATTTTAATGGAGGCTAAGAAGTATATTCCTCCTACTGTTGAAGAAAAACTCGAGCAATTAACGAAGGTCTATGGCCTTAGCCAGGAGCTTGCAAGACAATTAATCCATAGTGAGTATCTAACACTATTTGAGAATGTTGTAAAAATCTATAGAATTGAGCCAAAAACCATTGCAACAGTTCTTACTGTTATAATGGGGGAGCTTAGGGGTGAGGGAATAAATGTTGATATGATTAGCGATGAAAAACTGTATATATTGTTTAAATTGATTGAAGATTATCAGTTGGGTAAGGATAGCATTAAGAATGCTATAGTTGTACTAGTGCAGAATCCTATGATAACATATGAAGATCTTGTAAATATAATTCTAAGTAGGAGGATCAGCATTGATGAAGTAAGACAAATAGTTAGAAATATTGTTGTAAACAATATTGATGAGGTTAGAAAGAGAGGTTCAAAGGCATTTCAATACATAATGGGTAAGGTAATGAGTGAACTTAGGGGCAAAGTAGATGGTAGACAGGTTGCCTCAATAGTTAAGGAGGAACTGGATAGAGTTTTATCCAGTTGA
- a CDS encoding DNA primase, large subunit (COGs: COG2219 Eukaryotic-type DNA primase large subunit~InterPro IPR007238~KEGG: hbu:Hbut_1102 hypothetical protein~PFAM: DNA primase, large subunit~SPTR: A2BLT4 Conserved archaeal protein~PFAM: Eukaryotic and archaeal DNA primase, large subunit): MERILARLLSVDSCMNTLNNILSDYIEEITKFNNFCSSSTDLCEHVLSMIIGTENQDREPIEEMIRYGFLDSLALVGIVYSIAMGDPYINRFSQRISRIYREYVFENYIDSQITRIFNLLGIRLEFSEECFKNIPILITRKNEIIKTCYSYRLPIIDYIRCAKTLLSEVPWRLISLHIDRGFVYIDNRKRVVRLLEEYLKNFLSDRIRVLRNLCLEDGLGEKDIINIFSNTILSEILLKIVNSIRETNKVSLDVSRIDGKDIGVPRTDLSSVLGNIKSVDELVNVSKEIFPPCINSLLESLLRGENLSHHQRFALATFLINIGLDIEVILQLFRYSPDFNEKIARYQIEHLAGLRGSKRKYLTYNCGTMRVLGMCRAECGIKNPLQYPYRVAKRGRKQ, encoded by the coding sequence ATGGAGAGGATATTAGCAAGATTATTATCTGTAGATAGCTGTATGAATACTTTGAATAATATTCTTTCAGATTATATAGAGGAGATCACTAAATTCAATAACTTTTGCAGCTCTTCTACTGATTTATGTGAACATGTATTGTCTATGATTATAGGTACTGAGAACCAGGATCGTGAGCCTATAGAGGAGATGATAAGATATGGTTTTCTAGATTCTTTAGCACTAGTGGGAATAGTTTATTCTATAGCAATGGGTGATCCATATATTAATAGATTTTCACAGAGAATTTCTAGGATATATAGAGAGTATGTCTTTGAAAACTATATTGATAGTCAGATTACTAGAATATTTAATCTGCTTGGCATAAGATTGGAGTTTTCAGAGGAGTGTTTTAAGAATATACCTATACTGATAACTAGAAAGAATGAAATTATAAAGACATGTTACAGCTATAGACTGCCCATTATCGACTATATAAGATGTGCCAAGACTCTACTTAGTGAAGTGCCGTGGAGATTGATATCACTACATATTGATAGAGGTTTTGTATATATTGATAATAGGAAGCGGGTTGTAAGATTATTGGAGGAGTATTTAAAGAATTTTCTATCTGATAGAATAAGAGTTTTAAGGAATTTATGTCTAGAAGATGGCTTAGGTGAGAAGGATATCATCAATATCTTTTCCAATACAATACTATCTGAAATTCTTCTAAAGATAGTGAACTCTATAAGAGAAACCAATAAAGTATCTTTAGATGTTTCGAGAATAGATGGAAAAGACATTGGTGTACCTAGAACAGATCTTTCATCAGTTTTAGGAAATATTAAGAGTGTTGATGAACTTGTTAATGTTTCTAAAGAGATTTTTCCGCCATGTATAAACAGTCTTCTGGAGAGTCTTCTTAGGGGGGAGAATCTTTCTCATCATCAGAGATTTGCATTAGCTACATTCCTCATCAATATTGGTTTAGATATAGAGGTAATTCTTCAGCTATTTAGATATAGTCCTGATTTTAATGAGAAGATTGCGAGATACCAGATCGAGCATTTAGCTGGTTTAAGAGGTTCTAAGAGAAAATATCTAACTTATAACTGTGGAACTATGAGGGTACTAGGTATGTGTAGAGCTGAATGTGGTATTAAGAATCCTCTGCAATATCCATATAGAGTTGCAAAAAGGGGTAGAAAGCAATAG
- a CDS encoding rRNA biogenesis protein Nop56/Nop58 (COGs: COG1498 Protein implicated in ribosomal biogenesis Nop56p homolog~InterPro IPR002687:IPR012976~KEGG: hbu:Hbut_0030 ribosomal biogenesis protein - Nop56/SIK1~PFAM: Pre-mRNA processing ribonucleoprotein, binding domain protein; NOSIC domain protein~SPTR: A2BIV2 Ribosomal biogenesis protein-Nop56/SIK1~PFAM: Putative snoRNA binding domain; NOSIC (NUC001) domain), with product MNKKIFIADTVIGAFALDENGKIVESVLYPKDIGKTVEELLQLSEGKVNSVLNQLVETLKSKVDLSSTTLVIEDSSLARELTQRGVAVEVAVAPKQILEFRRLLPKISVELGLFKDEDEFREYLHTVSIELTRRKLRRYAQKRDLLAIQAIRAIDDIDKTLNLFATRLREWYSIHFPELDDISKEHEEYIKIVASLGFRDNMVPDSLVKIGISEGRAKRISEVAKKSIGADLSEMDMNIIQTVANIWLELYDLRQKLTDYIAQVMKEVAPNVTALVGPLLGARLLSLAGSLEELAKLPASTVQVLGAEKALFRALRTGGKPPKHGVIFQYPEIRKAPKWQRGKIARALATKLSIAARIDFFTGRYVGDELRSKLIERIEEIKKLYPKPPKREVKEAKPSRREAKRHRGKE from the coding sequence ATGAATAAAAAGATATTCATAGCTGATACAGTGATAGGAGCATTTGCGTTGGATGAGAATGGAAAAATTGTAGAGAGTGTACTGTATCCTAAAGATATAGGTAAGACTGTTGAGGAACTCTTACAGCTTTCCGAGGGAAAAGTAAATAGTGTGTTGAATCAGTTGGTAGAAACGCTAAAGAGTAAAGTAGATCTATCTAGTACTACACTAGTTATAGAAGATTCATCACTTGCACGGGAGTTAACCCAAAGGGGTGTTGCTGTAGAGGTTGCTGTAGCTCCGAAACAGATATTGGAGTTTAGAAGATTGTTGCCAAAGATATCTGTAGAGCTAGGTCTATTTAAGGATGAGGATGAGTTTAGGGAATATCTACATACAGTTTCCATAGAACTAACAAGGAGAAAGCTAAGGAGATATGCTCAAAAACGTGATTTATTAGCAATTCAGGCTATAAGAGCTATAGATGATATAGATAAGACATTAAATCTTTTTGCAACAAGGTTAAGGGAGTGGTATAGTATTCACTTCCCAGAGTTGGATGATATATCAAAAGAACATGAGGAATATATAAAGATTGTAGCATCATTAGGTTTTAGAGATAATATGGTGCCAGATAGCTTGGTGAAGATAGGGATATCTGAGGGTAGAGCAAAACGCATATCTGAAGTAGCTAAAAAGAGTATTGGTGCTGATCTTTCAGAGATGGATATGAATATAATTCAGACTGTTGCTAATATATGGCTTGAGCTATATGATCTTAGACAAAAACTTACAGATTATATAGCACAGGTAATGAAGGAGGTTGCACCAAATGTTACTGCTTTAGTAGGACCATTGCTTGGTGCAAGACTTTTGAGCCTTGCTGGAAGTCTAGAGGAATTAGCTAAATTACCAGCAAGTACTGTGCAAGTTCTTGGAGCTGAAAAAGCACTATTTAGAGCTCTAAGAACAGGAGGAAAACCTCCAAAACATGGTGTTATATTCCAATATCCAGAGATTAGAAAAGCTCCTAAGTGGCAGAGAGGTAAAATAGCTAGGGCATTAGCTACAAAATTGTCTATTGCAGCGAGAATAGACTTCTTTACAGGTAGATATGTAGGTGATGAGCTAAGAAGTAAGCTTATTGAAAGGATAGAAGAGATAAAGAAACTCTATCCAAAACCTCCTAAGAGGGAGGTTAAAGAGGCAAAACCTTCAAGGAGAGAGGCTAAAAGGCATAGAGGTAAAGAGTGA